The Tenrec ecaudatus isolate mTenEca1 chromosome 14, mTenEca1.hap1, whole genome shotgun sequence genome contains a region encoding:
- the LOC142425643 gene encoding RNA polymerase-associated protein LEO1-like, with the protein MLSILTWQTGSCRTLSISTLIAEWFLVPSLSLHLGNEVFDVYKAPIQGNYNHLFIREDTGLQGQAVFKSKLTFRPHSTDSATHRKLILPLARCSKSQKIQILPMASCDPESPHTDVMKKENRLRASRHQESRTTPAREKQSLPGPSTSYGDADSGSDNKEGRGKGASSLATIKRRYPGGLRGEPSRKKRASDEERDQ; encoded by the exons ATGCTAAGCATTCTAACGTGGCAGACGGGAAGCTGTAGGACTCTTTCTATATCCACTCTAATAGCTGAATGGTTTCTTGTTCCCAGCTTGTCTCTGCATTTAGGCAACGAGGTGTTTGATGTCTACAAGGCCCCAATACAAGGCAATTACAATCACCTGTTTATAAGAGAAGATACCGGCCTACAGGGACAAGCCGTCTTTAAATCCAAACTCACTTTCAG GCCCCACTCTACAGACAGTGCCACACACCGGAAGCTGATCCTGCCGCTGGCCCGGTGTTCGAAGTCCCAGAAGATCCAAATCTTACCAATGGCCAGCTGTGATCCGGAGAGCCCGCACACCGACGTGATGAAG AAAGAAAACCGCCTGAGAGCATCCAGACACCAGGAATCCCGGACAACCCCAGCTCGGGAGAAGCAGAGCCTCCCGGGGCCGAGTACCTCCTATGGGGACGCTGACAGTGGTAGTGACAATAAGGAGGGCAGAGGCAAAGGGGCCAGCAGCTTAGCTACCATTAAACGCCGTTACCCTGGGGGCCTCCGAG GCGAACCTTCCAGAAAGAAGCGAGCATCAGATGAAGAGAGAGACCAGTGA